Sequence from the Streptomyces mobaraensis NBRC 13819 = DSM 40847 genome:
TCCGTGAGCGCGTGGTGGCACCTGGCCGGGGCCGTCGTCATCATCGGCGCCCTGACCCTCGTCCCCTCCCACCACCAGCCGGCCGGCTTCGTGTTCTCCGAGTTCACCAACAACACCGGCTGGTCGAGCCCGGTGTACGTGATCCTGCTCGGGATGCTGCTGCCGTGCTTCGCGCTGGCCGGCTACGACACCTCGGCCCATCTGAGCGAGGAGACCAGCGGCGCCTCCGTGGCCGCGGCGCGCGGGATCGTGCGCTCGGTGGCGGTGTCCTGGATCGCCGGCGGCGTCCTGCTGGTCGCCCTGCTGTTCGCCGTCCAGGACTACGCCGCGACGCTGGGGAGCGAGACGGGGGTGCCGGTGGCGCAGATCCTGCTGGACGCCCTCGGCGTGGCGACGGCGAAGGCGCTGCTGCTGGTGGTCATCGGTGCGCAGTTCCTGTGCGGCTACACCGTGACCGCCGCCGCCGGCCGCATGATCTACGCCTTCGCCCGGGACGGCGCCCTGCCCGGCTCGGCGCGCTGGCGGCGGGTCAGCCGGCGCACGGCCGTCCCGGCCGACGCGGTCCTTCTCGCGGTCGCCGTCGCCTTCGTCCTCGCCCTGCCGTCCCTGTACTCCGCCACGGCGTTCTCGGCGGTGACGGCCATCTCCGTCGTCGGCTTCACCCCGGCCTACGCCATCCCGGTGCTGCTGCGCCTGCGCCACCGCGACCGGTTCACCCCCGGCCCCTGGCACCTGGGCCGCTGGAGCCGGCCGGTCGGCTGGGTGGCGGTGGTCTGGGCGGCCGGGGTGACCGCGCTGTTCCTGCTGCCGCAGTCCGCCCCGGTCACCGCCGAGACCTTCAACTACACGCCCGTCGCCCTGCTCACGGCCCTCGCCGGGGCCGCCCTGTGGTGGCGCTTCGGACGCCGTACGTACGGTGTGCCGCGCTGCGGCGCGGCGCCTGCGCACGACGGGATCGAAGAGGCCGAGACCATCCTGTGAGGGCTCTCAGCACCCATGGAGGCATCATGACCGTTCCCGCGGAGTCCGTGGAGTCGGTACGGCAACTCACCGCCGCCTGGCGGACGCTGGTGCTCGACCGCGACGCGGACGCGGACGTGCGCGACCTTCCGGGCATCGCCGTCCGCTGGGCCGACAGCCGGTTCGGGTTCTTCAACTGCGTCACCCTGACCGAGGAGGAAGCGGGAGCGGAGAGCGTCGGGCACCGCTTGGCCCGGGCCGCGGACATCATGCGGGCCAAGGAGCACCCGGGCTTCCTGTGGCTCTTCGAGGACCTCCTCGACGAGGAAGCCCGCTCCGGACTGGAGGCGGCGGCCGGGCGGGCCGGCCTCCGATACGCCTTCCCCGGTACGGGCATGGCCGCCGACCTGCCCGCCCTCCCCGAACCGGCCCACTCCGAGCTGACGTTCGTCCGGGTACGCACCGACGGACACCTGCGGGTTTACGCCGATCTCCAATCGCGCGCCTACGGGTTCCCCGCGGAGGAGGCCCGCGACGGCCTGGCCGGATCCGCGCTCTGGAAGGACGGGGTCCACGCCTACCTGGCCCTGCGGGACGACGAGGCGGTGGCCTGTGCGGCCACCGTCGAGGCGCGCGGCCGTCTGCACGTCGTGTTCGTCGCCACGGACCCGCGGTGGCAGCGCCGGGGCTACGGCGAGGCGGTCACGCGCAAGGCGCTGTACGAGGGCGCGCGGGCCACCGGGCTGACCCGCGCGACCCTGCACGCCACCGCCGCCGGAGCCCCCGTGTACCCGCGCATCGGGTTCGAGCCGAACTCGCGGATGCGTTTCTACGGCCTGGAAGGCTGATCCGGTTTACGGCCCGAAAGGCTGATCCGGCCGGGTGAGACCGGGCTCACAGCGCGGGGGATGTCACGCCCCGAGGGGTCGTACCCCTCTCAGGAGTGAGCACCACGGAGGGACACGGAAGGGCGCCGGGAGAACGGCGCCCGCCCGAGACCGCACGGTCCCCGCCACGGCGTTCCGGATCGGCATTCGATCCGGGCGGCGGCGGCCGTGCTGCCCCGCTCGCCGCCCGTGCGCCGGGACAATCCCCCGTCACCCAGCGCGGGGCGGCGGGCGGGGCGTTCTCCATGGCTTCTCCCTCCGTTCCCGCTCCTTTCCATTCCCTGTTGATCCGGTTTCGCTCGGCCTCGGC
This genomic interval carries:
- a CDS encoding amino acid permease, with amino-acid sequence MPTSARARRKRSRPSDDDERVLAELGYTQQLHRRMSAFGNFSASLSVISIMSGTLLLLGYGLNSGGPAVVVWGWLAVGPPVLCLAAALAEITSRYPTSGGLYYMARQLGGERWSWYTGWLNLLGLLGGIAAQDYGIATFAGAWANLQFGYVPTPRSLLVVYAVVLALHALLNLFGTRLMNVLTSVSAWWHLAGAVVIIGALTLVPSHHQPAGFVFSEFTNNTGWSSPVYVILLGMLLPCFALAGYDTSAHLSEETSGASVAAARGIVRSVAVSWIAGGVLLVALLFAVQDYAATLGSETGVPVAQILLDALGVATAKALLLVVIGAQFLCGYTVTAAAGRMIYAFARDGALPGSARWRRVSRRTAVPADAVLLAVAVAFVLALPSLYSATAFSAVTAISVVGFTPAYAIPVLLRLRHRDRFTPGPWHLGRWSRPVGWVAVVWAAGVTALFLLPQSAPVTAETFNYTPVALLTALAGAALWWRFGRRTYGVPRCGAAPAHDGIEEAETIL
- a CDS encoding GNAT family N-acetyltransferase, producing the protein MTVPAESVESVRQLTAAWRTLVLDRDADADVRDLPGIAVRWADSRFGFFNCVTLTEEEAGAESVGHRLARAADIMRAKEHPGFLWLFEDLLDEEARSGLEAAAGRAGLRYAFPGTGMAADLPALPEPAHSELTFVRVRTDGHLRVYADLQSRAYGFPAEEARDGLAGSALWKDGVHAYLALRDDEAVACAATVEARGRLHVVFVATDPRWQRRGYGEAVTRKALYEGARATGLTRATLHATAAGAPVYPRIGFEPNSRMRFYGLEG